The Mucilaginibacter gracilis genomic interval TTTATTACTCAGCCCTCAAAAAATGGTAAAGCGCGAGGTTGATATTGTTGTAATTTCCGACGTGCATTTGGGTACCTATGGTTGCCAGGCTAAAGAATTATTACGCTATTTAAAAAGCATAAGGCCAAAAATACTGATACTAAACGGCGATATTATTGATATTTGGCAGTTTAGCAAATCGTACTGGCCGGAGGCGCATACCAAGGTGCTGCGCCGTATACTAAAATTTATTGCCGAAGGCATTCCCGTTTATTACCTAACCGGTAACCATGATGAGATGCTGCGCAAATTTGCCGATTTTGATTTGGGCAGCTTTAAACTGTTAAACAAGGTGTTACTTAACATTGACGGCAAAAAGGCCTGGATATTTCATGGTGATATTTTTGATGTTACCATGCAGCACTCCAAATGGCTGGCCAAACTGGGCGCAGTTGGGTATGATACGCTGATACTGATAAATAGCTTTGTTAATTGGTGCCTTAAATTGATGGGCAGGCCTAAAATGAGTTTCTCGGCAAGGGTAAAGGCTAAATTTAAAGATGCGGTAAGCTTTATTAATCATTTTGAACAAACCGCTGCCGACCTGGCTGTTGATAAAGGTTATGATTATGTAATATGCGGCCATATTCACCACGCCGAGATTAAAACCATACAGGGTAATGACGACCGAATAGGCTCGGTTGTATACCTTAACTCGGGCGATTGGGTTGAGAGCTTAACCGCTTTGGAGTATAATAACGGTAATTGGAGCATTTACAAATACCAAACCGACGATTTTAAAGCTGAAACAGAAGACGAGGACAAAACTGACCTTGAAGACCTGGATGCCAAAATGAATGTGCTTGATCTGTTAGAGAGGTTTAAACAAGAGAGCCACTAATGTAGTTAATGCATTATCTTTGCAAAAGCCTTTTGAAATAACAGATGAAGATACTCTATGCAATACAGGGAACAGGGAACGGACATATTAGCCGTGCGCGAGAAGTTGTCCCTTTGTTGCAGCAGCACGGCGAGCTTGACCTGCTGGTAAGCGGTACCGAGGCCGAGATGCAGTTACCACAACCACTTAAATACAGGTTACACGGGGCAAGCTTTGTTTTTGGCAAAACCGGCGGTGTTGATAAATGGGCAACTTATAAGATAATGAACCTGCGCCAGCTATGGCACGATATACGCAACATACCGCTTAAACAGTACGATTTAATAGTTAACGATTTTGAACCGGTTACGGCCTGGGCATGCCGTTTCCAAAAGGTGGAGTCGGTTTCGTTGAGCCATCAGTGTTCTTTTGTATCAAAAAAAACACCACGGCCCGATAAATACAACTTTGCCGAATTGCTTTTAAAATATTATTCGCCTACCGACCATCACATCGGTTTTCATTTTGACAGGTACGACGACTTTATTCATACTCCCGTTATCAGGAGCGAAATACGATCACTGGATCCTAAAAATATGGGGCATTACACCGTGTACCTGCCCGCCTATGACGACCGCACACTTGTTAAATACCTTAGCCAGATTGATGTGCCCTGGCAAATTTTTTCTAAACGCCAAAAAACCACGTATCAGGAAGGTAACGTACAGGTTAACCCGGTAAATAACGAAGCTTTTAACAAAAGTATGGCTAATTGCGAAGGCTTACTTACCGGCGGCGGCTTTGAAGGGCCCGCCGAAGCACTATATCTGCAAAAAAAGGTATTGATGATACCCATGAACGACCAATACGAGCAGCAATGCAATGCCCTGGCGGCATCACGGCTGGGTGTGCCTGTTATACACGAAGTTGATGATACCTTTGTATCAAAAATACGCCATTGGGTTGAGAGCGATAACCTCATCAAAGTTAATTTCCCGGATGAAACGGCTGCCATTATAGCAAATATGGTGAAAACCTACGGAGCCCCCCTAACCCCCTGAAGGGGGAACAAGTTCGCCATGCGGCCTTTGGATTTATTTGCCTGCGAGGGATAGCGTGGCAATCGCAGGTTAGTGGAGCCACTGCGAAGGGAGAATTGCTTACGTGCGATTGCTTCGTGCCTCGCAAAGACAAGTTAAACCATGTCCTAAAGCCTATCTAAAACAAAGTTATTTTCCAGCTTCGCGGTTTTTCTGTTAATATTGCTAAATAGTTTATAAATTAAATGATAAAGGCTTTTAGAACACTTAATCCAATTAACATCCTTTGGCTGGCTGTTGTATTAGTTGTTTTGAGGATAGCTTATGTTATTCATCTGCCGCAGCATATTGCCATTGTTTTTGTTGAACCGTTTGCGCGCCTGCTGATACCGGTAAATTACGAAGATTCGTTTAGCTCAATTTATAACGTAATTTCGGCAGGGGTATTGGTTTTTATACAGGCACTTTGGTTAAACCATATTATTAACCAGTATAGCCTGTTAAGCAAGCCCACTTTTTTGCCTGCGCTTGTTTATATAACGGCATCGTCGTTATTTGGGCCATTTTTAGTGCTTAGTCCGCCGCTCATTTGCAATTTTTTAATTTTGTGGATGGTGCATATGCTTTTAGAGTTGTATGCCGACGAAAACCCTATGGGTACGGCCTTTAACCTGGGCATGGTGGTTGCCGTTGGCACCCTTATTTACTTCCCGTTTATTTATATGTTTTTAGCCATTTGGGCCGGCCTCGTAATTTTTAGGCCCTTTAACTGGCGCGAATGGGTTGCGGCAATAATAGGCTTTGTTACAATTTTCTTTTTTTTGGCGGTTTTTTATTTTTGGACAGACAGGATAGAGGAGTTTTATAAAATATGGTTGCCTTTGGGCAGCAGTTTCCCGGCCAGTATACAAATAGTGAGCTATTATAATTACCTGGTGCTTATACCGGTTATGGTTATCCTGCTGCTGTCGTTTATCCGGCTCAGGCAAAATTTTTTCAGGAGTTATATATTGATGCGTAAGGCTTTTCAATTGCTTGGCTTTATGTTTGTTATTGCCCTGTTATCGTTTTACGTTAAACCAAACTTTGATTTGAGCCACTTTTTATTATGTTTGGTGCCTGTATCTGTTATGTTTGCTTATTACTTTTTAAACGCCAACAAATGGTGGATGTACGAAACCCTCTATTTTTTGTTGGTAATGAGCATCGTTTACTTCCAGTTTAACAAATTTTAACTTTTAATTTCGTGCAAATGTGCCCGCTTGTGTTAGTTTTGTAGCATGAAATTCGGCGTAGTCATTTTTCCCGGCTCCAATTGTGATCAGGATATCATATATGTATTGGAGAAAATAATGGGGCAGCAGGTTGTACAGCTTTGGCATAAAGACCATGATTTGCAAAATGTAGATTTTGTTATATTACCCGGAGGTTTTTCCTTCGGCGATTATTTGCGGTCGGGGGCAATAGCCCGCTTTTCGCCAATAATGAACGAGGTTATCAATTTTGCGGCAAGGGGCGGTTATGTATGGGGCATTTGCAACGGTTTTCAAATACTGGCCGAAGCCGGCCTGGTACCCGGAGCATTGCTGCACAATAGCAAGCGTAAGTTTATATGCAACAACATTTACCTAAAAGCGCAAACAACAAACTCGCTATTAACATCGCAGGTTGATGCCGCCAAGGCCTTAAAAATACCTATTGCACACGGCGAAGGTAACTTTTTTGCCGACGCAGATACGTTGAAAAGCCTCAATGATAATGAGCAGGTATTGTTTAGGTATTGCGACGAAGCCGGTAATATTACCGATGCCGCAAACCCTAACGGCGCGGCTCAAAACATAGCCGGTATTTGCAACAAAAACCGCAATGTTTTTGGTATGATGCCACACCCCGAAAGGGCGGCCGACAGCTTACTTGCCAATGAGGATGGGCTTGCAATTTTTGAATCGATACTATCGTTTGTTAAGGCCTAATGGCTAACCTTGTAATTGATATTGGTAATACAAACATCAAATTAGCGGTTTTTAATTTTGATGAGTTAAGCTGGGTACAAAGTTACAAGGTGGTTGATGAGCAGGTATTAAATGATATTTTAACCGGCTATAAACCGGATAGAGCTATCATTTCATCAGTAAAAAAGCAATATACCGAAACCTGGGAGCCGTATTTAAGCAAACACATTCCGCTGGTTAAGTTTAATGCAGATATGGCTAAGTTGATTAAAAACCATTACCGTACACCAAAAACACTGGGGCTTGACAGGCTTGCCGCAGTAGCCGGTGCACAGGCGCTTTACCCAGGTAAAAGCAGTATGGTTATTGATGCCGGTACCTGCATAACTTATGATTGGGTTGATACCGATGGCAGCTATTTTGGCGGCAGCATATCGCCGGGTTTGCAAATGCGTTACAAAGCATTAAGCCATTACACCGGGGCACTGCCTTTGCTTAATGCCGACGAGCATTTTACCGCACATGCCGGAGATGATACACAAACGGCCATACATTCGGGCGTGCAAAACGGTATACGTTTTGAAGTGGAGGGCTTTATTGCAGCTTACTTTAAGGCCCAAAAACCAATGAATATTTTACTAACCGGGGGCGATTCGATTTTTTTTGATACTCTATTGAAAAATAGCATCTTTGCCCCTCACATAAAAATTGAACCTTATTTGGTTCTGAGTGGATTAAACGCAGTTATACAACAGCCTAATGACTAATTATTTAAAGTTTTTTTTAATATTTTTATTTTCTGCTGCAGCATCAGGAGCGCTTGCACAACAAGCAGGTTCGGCCACCACAAGTTCGCCGTATTCAAAATTCGGGCTTGGCGATTACGACGAATCATTATTGCCGCAGCAACGCGGTATGGGTGGCATAGGGGTTGCTGTACGCAAGCCCAGTGGCTTTAGTGATATTAATGTGCTAAACCCGGCTTCATACAGCTCAATACAATTAACTACTTTTGATATTGGGGGCTATATGGGTACAACGTCGCTAAAAACAAGCACCACAGGGCCGCAAACCAGTGCTAACTTTAGGTTAAGCCACATAACGTTGGCAGTGCCGGTTAGTAAACAGTCGGCATTAAGCTTTGGTATATTGCCATACGCCAACCTTGGTTACAGCTACAGGCAGCAAACAAAAACAACATTAAACAGGGCATCAACAGGTGGTATTGATACCAGCGCAACGGTAAACAACGTATACTCGGGCGAGGGAGGTTTATCAAAGGCCTATATTGGCTACGGCTTTGGTTTGGGCGAAAACCTTAACTTAGGTTTTAACGTGGCTTATATTTTTGGTAACGAAAAGCAATACCGCTCAACCGAGTTTCCGGATATACCAACGGTATTAAACAACAACATTGAAAATAGCTTTAATGCAAGTGGTTTAAATTTTGATTACGGCGTTCAATACAACTTAAAGGTTAGCGAAACCAGGCGCTTTACTGTTGGCTACTCGGGTTCGTCAAGCTCGCAACTTAATGCAAACAGCAACTTTGTGGTTACTCAATATTTATTGGCTACAGATGGCACTGCGGATGTACCCCGCGATAGTTTAATAAGCACCAAAACATCGGGCAAAATTAATTTGCCTATGATACACAGGTTTGGGATAGCCTACCAAAAAGACGGAAAGTTTATGATAGGCGCTGATTATAAGATAGGCCAATGGTCGGACCTTTCGATAGGCGGCGTTAACTCGGGCTTGAAAAACAGCCAAAGCTTTGCCCTTGGCGGCGAAATTATTCCAAACATTGATGCGATATCAAACTACCTGTCCGTGGTTGACTATCGTTTTGGTTTAAAGTATGATAAAACCTACATTAACGTTAACGGAACAGATATTAAACAATATGCCGCAACCTTTGGCCTAGGCTTACCTATACCCAACGAAAGGCGTACAAGCTATTATAAAGTGAACATAGCTGCCGAAGTTGGCCGCAGGGGCACGCTTGAAAACAGCCTGGTTCGCGAAACTTATTTTAACCTGCACATAGGCTTTACCATTAACGACAAGTGGTTCCAGAAGTACAAGTTTGATTAATTTGCGGCATGAAGCAGTTTAAATGGTTTACCGGCATATTTTTACCGGCATTGTTTATGGCTGTGCTGCTACTGGCTTGCGAAAATGATTTAAACCAGGTAAAAAAAATATCGGCGCTGGAAGCCAGCAAGCCGGTTGACAGTACGCTGGGTGTTGATGTGATTTACAGCGATTCGGCAAAAGTGCGTGCGCACATGACAACGCCGTTGATGCTTCGCCAAAACCCTACCGACCCTAATAAAGGTTTTTACGAAATGCCGAAAGGGGTTAAGATTGTTTTTTATGATGACAAGCTTAACCAAAAGGTAGCGCACTTTGATGCGGATAAGCACATCGTATCTACCGTAACATCCGACTATGCTATTACCAGCAACATGGACAAGCTGATTGAGCTGCGAAAAAACGTTGTGGTAAAAAATACCGAAGGGGCTGTTTTTACCACGCAGCAGCTTTTTTATGATACCAACAAGAAATTAATTTACAGCAATGTTGCCTGCCAGATGACAAAACCCGACGGCACTGCGCTTGACGGAACATCGTTTACCAGCAACGAAACTTTTACCAATTATGCCTTTAAACAGGGCAAAGGCACTATTGCCACAAGCGGAAAATTGGGCCAATAACGGCTTGATTTATAGAGATAAAAATTGTGCTATAATTTTTTACCAAAAGTTGTATCTTGCGCGCTCTTTTGAATAATATAAATATTGATATTGTATGGGTATAATGGGGTTTTTGCGCGAAAGGTTTGGAAAAATAGTAGCTATTACTATTGGCCTTGCGCTTGGTGTGTTTATCGTAACCGAGGTAGTTCAGTACGGTAAATCGTATTTTAACGGGTCTGCAAATGATGTTGGCCAGGTTGATGGCGAAAAAATAGACAGAGCCGATTTTGACAAAAAGGTTGAGCAAAGTGTAGCCAATTACAAGCAACGTTATGGCCAAACCAATGTTGATCCGCAGGCGATGTCTTATTTGCAGGAGCAAACCTGGAACCAGGTGGTGAGCCTGATGGTACTGCAAAAAGAAATTGATAAGCTGGGTTTAGTTGTTGGTGTTGATGAAACGCAAGACATGATAAGCGGGCCTACGCCTAACCAAATGATATTGCAAAACTTTGCTAACCAGCAAACAGGCCAGTTAGACAGAACTGCACTGAACGACTTTTTGGGAAGACTTAGAGTTGCCAAGGCAGAAGACCCGATAAAGGCAAGCTGGGCAAGCTTTGTTAACCAGATGATAGATAATAAAAAGGATGAAAAGTATTTAGCCATGATTAAAAACGGCTTATACATAAACAGCCTTGATGCTAAAGACGACTACGAAGCCAAAAATAAATTGGTTAACTTTAAATATGTAAGTGTTGATTACGCATCAATACCTGATAATAAAGTAACGCTTACCGATGGTGATTATCAAAGTTATTATGATGACCACAAAAACATGTTTAAAAACCCACGCGAATTGCGCAGTTTTGATTTTGTTGCATTTGATGCATCACCTTCAAAAGATGATTCGGCAGCGGTAAAAGAGCAGGTAGCAAAATTAATACCCGATTTTAAGGCAAGCACAAACGATTCGGTTTTTGTTGCTATTAACGCCGAAACTAAAGCACCTTTAGTTTATCAAAAGAAGGGTCAATTGGATCCTAAAATTGATACCATTATGCTGGGTGCGGCTAAGGGGTTTGTATATGGCCCGTATTTCTCAAACGGATCATTCAAACTGGCTAAATTAGTTGATTCGCGTTTCAGTCCGGATTCTGTTAAAGCCCGTCATATTTTGATTAGCATCCAGGCCGAAGGTAGCCCGGAGAAAGCTTTGGCTAAAGCCGATTCGTTAAAAAAATTAATACAAAGCGGTAAAAAAACCTTTGCCGAATTAGCTCCAATAAACTCGATAGACAAACAATCGGGTGTTAAAGGTGGCGAACTGGGCACTTTTACCCGTGGCCAAATGGTGCCGGTATTTGAGGATGCCGTTTTTGATGGTAAAAAAGGTGAGTTTAAAATAGTTACTTCTCAATTTGGTGTTCACCTTGTGGAGATTGAAGACCAAAAAGGATCATCAAAAGTTGTTAAGGTTGCCGTTGTTGATAAACCACTTGAGGCAAGTACTAAAACCACATCGGCGGCTTATTCAAAAGCTCAGGCATTTTTAGGTAACCTAACCAAGGATAATTTTGATGCCGAAGCTAAAAAAGCAGGTTTACAAGTAAAAACTGCCGAAGATGTTAACGGATTGGCATCGTCGGGTGGCGGTTTAGAAAACATCCGCGAGTTGGTTCGTTGGGCTTTTAAGGCCGACAAAGGCGACTTTAGGGAGCAGGTTGACCAAGCAGGTAATGAGTATGTAATTGCCCGTTTATCGCAAATTAAGCCAAAAGGTATTTTGCCTTTAGATGTTGTTAAGAAACAAATAACACCACAGGTATTAAACATTGCTAAGGCAAAACAAATATTGCCAAAGCTTGAAAGTGCATTAAACGGCGCTTCTACCATTGAGCAGGTTGGCCAAAAAGCCGGCATCCCGGTTACACCGGTACAAAACGTTGTTTTTGCTAACCCGGTTGTACCAGGCTCGGCGCAAGAAAATAAGTTGATAGGTGCTATGTTTGGCTCGCAGGTTAACAAACTATCAAAACCAATTGAAGGCGACAAGGCTGTTTATGTGTATGTTGTTGAGAATTTTTTAAACCCTCCGCCATTAACCAATGCATTGCGCCAAAGGGAACAAATAGCCCAGCAATTGTTGCAAAGAACTGATAACGCGGTGTTAGAAGCCCTGAAAGATAAGGCGAATGTAAAAGATTACAGAGCCAAGGTACTGTAACCAATATATTAAGTAATTTTGTATCCGGAATTGGTGATTAAACCTTTTCCGGATTTTTTGTTTAATAGTAAAATGGATATCCAGGAAGAAATAGTTAATAAAGTTGCCCTGAGTGGTTTGGTGAGTGTAGACCCGGCGAGTTTTTACCCGCCAGGAGAACGCTTGGTTTACGATATAAAGGATAATTTATTTATGGGCCTGATGCTACGCGAAAAGGACTTTAGGGAATTTGTTAAAACGCATGACTGGACGCAATATGCCCACAAAAACGTTGCCCTAACCTGTAGCGCCGATGCTATTGTACCTACCTGGGCCTATATGTTATTGGCAAACAGGCTGGCCCCTTACGCGCGCGAAGTGGTGTTTGGCGATTTGGCAACCCTGGAGACTGTTTTGTTTGAAAAAGCCCTAGCGGCGTTAAATATTGAGCAATACCGTAACCAGCGGATTGTGATAAAGGGTTGCGGCGATGTGGCCGTTCCACCGTCGGCTTATGTAGAGTTGGCTAAAAAGCTAACTCCGGTAGTAAAGAGCCTGATGTATGGCGAGCCATGCTCAACAGTGCCGATATACAAGCGTAAAGATTAAACAAATTGAATTACTTTTTGTAATAAGTGCTGTATGAAACACATTTGGTTACTTTTCTTAACGGCACTAATAGGCGGCAGCGGGCTATGCCAGGAATTGCCCAAGGATGCGCAACCCGCATTTCAGGCCGGAGAGCATTTGCATTATAAATTGAAGTATGGTTTTATTACCGCCGCCGAGGCAGACTTACAAGTATCAAGCAGTGACATCAAATTTAACGACCGCCCTGCCTACCATATTATTGCAGATGGTAAAACTACCGGTACGTTTGATTTTTTTTACAAGGTGCGCAACCGTTACGAATCGTATATAGATTGTAACAGTTTAATGCCCTATCGCTACAAAGAAAACCGGCGGGAGGGCAAATACAGGCACAACGACGATATTAAGTTTGACCACGATAGCGGCAAAATAACAGCAAACAAAGGTGTGTTCCCGTTTAAGGGTAAGGTGTTTGATTTTCCGTCGGCTTATTTTTATGCGCGCTGTTTGGATATGTCTAAAATAAAGGTTGGCGAGAAACTGGTGTTTCATTATTTTTTGGAAGATAAGATACAATCGCTAACGATAACCTACGTGGGTAAAGAAACTGTTGAATGCTCGTTAGGTAAATTTAACTGCCTTAAATTTAACCCCGAAATTATACCCGGCAATATTTTTAGGAAAGACAGTAAGTTTTACCTTTGGATAACGGATGACAAGAACCGGATACCTGTAAAGGCCCAGGTTGAAGTTATTGTTGGGAGCCTTACGATGGATCTTACCGAAGCCAAAGGTTTAAAATACCCCTTAAATAATCAATAATAAAAAAGCGATAGATGATTGAAGTTCAAAGTACGCTGGTACACGAAGATGTGGTGAGAGAGAATTTTGTGTGTAACCTTAATAAATGCAAAGGGGCGTGCTGCCTTGAAGGTGATAGCGGCGCGCCGCTTGAAGCTGCCGAACTTGATATTTTAAACGAGATATACCCCAAAGTGAAACCTTACATGACCGCCAAGGGTATTGAGACAATTGAAAAGGTTGGTACCTACGTGGTTGATTTTGAAGGCGATTATACTACGCCCTGTGTTGATGTAAATAAGGAGTGCGCCTATGTAATATGGGAAAACGGTATTACTAAATGCGCCATTGAAAAAGCATGGGAAGAGGGCGCTGTTGATTGGCAAAAACCAATATCGTGCCATTTGTACCCTATCCGTATAACGGCTTACCCGGAATTTGATGTTTTAAATTACGACCGGTGGAGCATTTGCAGCCCTGCATGCTCTTTTGGCGATGAGTTGAAAGTTAGAGTACACGAGTTTTTAAAAGGCCCGCTGATTAGGAAATATGGCGAGGAGTGGTACGCCGAACTGGAAAACCAGATAGCGAGCCCACCTGCCCCCTGAAGGCGACGCGGGGCGATTAAACTATCGGCAAAATAAGCAACAATAATAGCGCAAGTTTTTCGTGCAGCAGTAATTTATTGATATTATTGTGTACGGTTTTACTTTAAATCGGAAAAATATATTGAAAGGAATTATACTTGCCGGGGGATCGGGAACTAGGTTGCACCCCTTAACGTTAGCAGTAAGTAAACAGTTGATGCCGGTTTACGATAAACCGATGATTTACTACCCGCTATCGGTTTTGATGCTTGCCGGGATAAGCGAAATACTTATCATTTCTACTCCGCACGATTTACCTCATTTTGAAAAACTGTTGGGTGATGGTTCGCGTTTGGGTTGTACTTTTAAGTATGCCGTACAAGCCGAACCTAACGGGCTCGCCCAGGCTTTTGTTATTGGAGCCGATTTTATTGGCAACGACAAAGTGGCACTGATATTAGGCGATAACATTTTTTATGGCGACGGCCTTTCGCACCTGTTGCAGGTTAGCAATAACCCCGAGGGCGGGATGGTGTTTGCCTACCAGGTATCGGACCCGGAACGTTACGGCGTGGTTGAGTTTGATAAAGATAACAAGGCAATATCTATTGAAGAAAAGCCGTTGGAACCAAAATCGGACTATGCGGTGCCGGGATTATATTTTTATGATAACTCGGTCGTTGAAATTGCCAAAAACATTAAACCTTCGCCGCGCGGCGAATATGAAATTACCGACGTAAATAAAGTTTACCTGGAACAAGGAAAATTAAAGGTTGGTATTTTAAGCCGTGGCACGGCATGGCTTGATACAGGTACCTTTGCATCGTTAATGCAAGCCGGCCAGTTTGTGCAGGTAATTGAAGAACGCCAGGGTATGAAAATTGGCTGTATTGAGGAAGTTGCCTACCGAATGCACTTTATTGATGCTGCACAGTTAGAAAGCATTGCCGCACCTTTAGT includes:
- a CDS encoding UDP-2,3-diacylglucosamine diphosphatase, which gives rise to MVKREVDIVVISDVHLGTYGCQAKELLRYLKSIRPKILILNGDIIDIWQFSKSYWPEAHTKVLRRILKFIAEGIPVYYLTGNHDEMLRKFADFDLGSFKLLNKVLLNIDGKKAWIFHGDIFDVTMQHSKWLAKLGAVGYDTLILINSFVNWCLKLMGRPKMSFSARVKAKFKDAVSFINHFEQTAADLAVDKGYDYVICGHIHHAEIKTIQGNDDRIGSVVYLNSGDWVESLTALEYNNGNWSIYKYQTDDFKAETEDEDKTDLEDLDAKMNVLDLLERFKQESH
- a CDS encoding glycosyltransferase family protein, whose translation is MKILYAIQGTGNGHISRAREVVPLLQQHGELDLLVSGTEAEMQLPQPLKYRLHGASFVFGKTGGVDKWATYKIMNLRQLWHDIRNIPLKQYDLIVNDFEPVTAWACRFQKVESVSLSHQCSFVSKKTPRPDKYNFAELLLKYYSPTDHHIGFHFDRYDDFIHTPVIRSEIRSLDPKNMGHYTVYLPAYDDRTLVKYLSQIDVPWQIFSKRQKTTYQEGNVQVNPVNNEAFNKSMANCEGLLTGGGFEGPAEALYLQKKVLMIPMNDQYEQQCNALAASRLGVPVIHEVDDTFVSKIRHWVESDNLIKVNFPDETAAIIANMVKTYGAPLTP
- a CDS encoding DUF6427 family protein; the encoded protein is MIKAFRTLNPINILWLAVVLVVLRIAYVIHLPQHIAIVFVEPFARLLIPVNYEDSFSSIYNVISAGVLVFIQALWLNHIINQYSLLSKPTFLPALVYITASSLFGPFLVLSPPLICNFLILWMVHMLLELYADENPMGTAFNLGMVVAVGTLIYFPFIYMFLAIWAGLVIFRPFNWREWVAAIIGFVTIFFFLAVFYFWTDRIEEFYKIWLPLGSSFPASIQIVSYYNYLVLIPVMVILLLSFIRLRQNFFRSYILMRKAFQLLGFMFVIALLSFYVKPNFDLSHFLLCLVPVSVMFAYYFLNANKWWMYETLYFLLVMSIVYFQFNKF
- the purQ gene encoding phosphoribosylformylglycinamidine synthase subunit PurQ translates to MKFGVVIFPGSNCDQDIIYVLEKIMGQQVVQLWHKDHDLQNVDFVILPGGFSFGDYLRSGAIARFSPIMNEVINFAARGGYVWGICNGFQILAEAGLVPGALLHNSKRKFICNNIYLKAQTTNSLLTSQVDAAKALKIPIAHGEGNFFADADTLKSLNDNEQVLFRYCDEAGNITDAANPNGAAQNIAGICNKNRNVFGMMPHPERAADSLLANEDGLAIFESILSFVKA
- a CDS encoding type III pantothenate kinase encodes the protein MANLVIDIGNTNIKLAVFNFDELSWVQSYKVVDEQVLNDILTGYKPDRAIISSVKKQYTETWEPYLSKHIPLVKFNADMAKLIKNHYRTPKTLGLDRLAAVAGAQALYPGKSSMVIDAGTCITYDWVDTDGSYFGGSISPGLQMRYKALSHYTGALPLLNADEHFTAHAGDDTQTAIHSGVQNGIRFEVEGFIAAYFKAQKPMNILLTGGDSIFFDTLLKNSIFAPHIKIEPYLVLSGLNAVIQQPND
- a CDS encoding porin family protein, producing the protein MTNYLKFFLIFLFSAAASGALAQQAGSATTSSPYSKFGLGDYDESLLPQQRGMGGIGVAVRKPSGFSDINVLNPASYSSIQLTTFDIGGYMGTTSLKTSTTGPQTSANFRLSHITLAVPVSKQSALSFGILPYANLGYSYRQQTKTTLNRASTGGIDTSATVNNVYSGEGGLSKAYIGYGFGLGENLNLGFNVAYIFGNEKQYRSTEFPDIPTVLNNNIENSFNASGLNFDYGVQYNLKVSETRRFTVGYSGSSSSQLNANSNFVVTQYLLATDGTADVPRDSLISTKTSGKINLPMIHRFGIAYQKDGKFMIGADYKIGQWSDLSIGGVNSGLKNSQSFALGGEIIPNIDAISNYLSVVDYRFGLKYDKTYINVNGTDIKQYAATFGLGLPIPNERRTSYYKVNIAAEVGRRGTLENSLVRETYFNLHIGFTINDKWFQKYKFD
- the lptC gene encoding LPS export ABC transporter periplasmic protein LptC, with amino-acid sequence MKQFKWFTGIFLPALFMAVLLLACENDLNQVKKISALEASKPVDSTLGVDVIYSDSAKVRAHMTTPLMLRQNPTDPNKGFYEMPKGVKIVFYDDKLNQKVAHFDADKHIVSTVTSDYAITSNMDKLIELRKNVVVKNTEGAVFTTQQLFYDTNKKLIYSNVACQMTKPDGTALDGTSFTSNETFTNYAFKQGKGTIATSGKLGQ
- a CDS encoding peptidylprolyl isomerase, which codes for MGIMGFLRERFGKIVAITIGLALGVFIVTEVVQYGKSYFNGSANDVGQVDGEKIDRADFDKKVEQSVANYKQRYGQTNVDPQAMSYLQEQTWNQVVSLMVLQKEIDKLGLVVGVDETQDMISGPTPNQMILQNFANQQTGQLDRTALNDFLGRLRVAKAEDPIKASWASFVNQMIDNKKDEKYLAMIKNGLYINSLDAKDDYEAKNKLVNFKYVSVDYASIPDNKVTLTDGDYQSYYDDHKNMFKNPRELRSFDFVAFDASPSKDDSAAVKEQVAKLIPDFKASTNDSVFVAINAETKAPLVYQKKGQLDPKIDTIMLGAAKGFVYGPYFSNGSFKLAKLVDSRFSPDSVKARHILISIQAEGSPEKALAKADSLKKLIQSGKKTFAELAPINSIDKQSGVKGGELGTFTRGQMVPVFEDAVFDGKKGEFKIVTSQFGVHLVEIEDQKGSSKVVKVAVVDKPLEASTKTTSAAYSKAQAFLGNLTKDNFDAEAKKAGLQVKTAEDVNGLASSGGGLENIRELVRWAFKADKGDFREQVDQAGNEYVIARLSQIKPKGILPLDVVKKQITPQVLNIAKAKQILPKLESALNGASTIEQVGQKAGIPVTPVQNVVFANPVVPGSAQENKLIGAMFGSQVNKLSKPIEGDKAVYVYVVENFLNPPPLTNALRQREQIAQQLLQRTDNAVLEALKDKANVKDYRAKVL
- a CDS encoding DUF2480 family protein, whose amino-acid sequence is MDIQEEIVNKVALSGLVSVDPASFYPPGERLVYDIKDNLFMGLMLREKDFREFVKTHDWTQYAHKNVALTCSADAIVPTWAYMLLANRLAPYAREVVFGDLATLETVLFEKALAALNIEQYRNQRIVIKGCGDVAVPPSAYVELAKKLTPVVKSLMYGEPCSTVPIYKRKD
- a CDS encoding DUF3108 domain-containing protein → MKHIWLLFLTALIGGSGLCQELPKDAQPAFQAGEHLHYKLKYGFITAAEADLQVSSSDIKFNDRPAYHIIADGKTTGTFDFFYKVRNRYESYIDCNSLMPYRYKENRREGKYRHNDDIKFDHDSGKITANKGVFPFKGKVFDFPSAYFYARCLDMSKIKVGEKLVFHYFLEDKIQSLTITYVGKETVECSLGKFNCLKFNPEIIPGNIFRKDSKFYLWITDDKNRIPVKAQVEVIVGSLTMDLTEAKGLKYPLNNQ
- a CDS encoding DUF3109 family protein — translated: MIEVQSTLVHEDVVRENFVCNLNKCKGACCLEGDSGAPLEAAELDILNEIYPKVKPYMTAKGIETIEKVGTYVVDFEGDYTTPCVDVNKECAYVIWENGITKCAIEKAWEEGAVDWQKPISCHLYPIRITAYPEFDVLNYDRWSICSPACSFGDELKVRVHEFLKGPLIRKYGEEWYAELENQIASPPAP